A single region of the Cronobacter condimenti 1330 genome encodes:
- a CDS encoding TonB-dependent siderophore receptor, whose translation MNKKLPLSLAMLIIPGIYGVALPAWAQDSTAIVDGKATEGDDTIVVTAAQQNLQAPGVSTITADEIRKNPPARDVSEIIRTMPGVNLTGNSTSGQRGNNRQIDIRGMGPENTLILIDGKPVSSRNSVRQGWRGERDSRGDTSWVPPEMIERIEVLRGPAAARYGNGAAGGVVNIITKRSSNEWHGTWNSYFDVPEHKAEGASKRTNFSLTGPLGDSVSFRLYGNLAKTQADAQDINAGHESLRTGTYADTLPAGREGVVNKDINGQVRFEFAPMQALEFEAGYSRQGNLYAGDTQNTNNDNNSSGLVKKYYGKETNRLYRQNYAVTWTGGWDNGVTTNTYAQYEHTRNSRIGEGLAGGLEGLFNSEKFSDINLSDVLLHSEVSIPFDWLVNQNLTLGTEWNQQRMKDGTSTAQALTGKNTGGAIPGVDATSRDPYAKAEIFSLFAEDNMQLTDSTTLTPTLRFDHHTIVGNNWSPALNLTQALTDTLTLKMGIARAYKAPSLYQTNPNYILYSKGQGCYASGNGVGCYLMGSEDLKAETSVNKEIGLEFKQDGYQAGLTWFRNDYHDKIEAGYSRVSAISSKTDLYQWENVPKAVVEGLEGTLNVPVTDTVQWTNNLTWMLQSKNKTTGDRLSIIPEFTLNSTLSWQVRDDVSLQSTLTWYGRQKPKMYNYKGERVTDSSTNEVSPYSIVGLSGTWDVTKNVSLTAGVDNVLDKRHWRAGNAQTTGNATTNAWMYGAGAETYNESGRTWFMGINTHF comes from the coding sequence ATGAATAAAAAGCTCCCTCTCTCGCTGGCGATGCTGATAATCCCTGGGATTTATGGCGTTGCGCTGCCCGCCTGGGCACAGGACAGCACGGCTATTGTGGATGGCAAGGCCACAGAAGGTGATGACACCATTGTCGTCACTGCCGCACAGCAAAACCTTCAGGCGCCAGGCGTCTCTACCATCACTGCCGATGAAATTCGTAAAAACCCGCCGGCGCGCGATGTGTCTGAAATCATCCGTACCATGCCAGGCGTTAACCTGACCGGTAACTCCACCAGCGGCCAGCGCGGTAATAACCGCCAGATTGATATTCGCGGTATGGGCCCGGAAAACACGCTTATTCTTATCGACGGCAAACCGGTAAGCAGCCGTAACTCCGTGCGTCAGGGCTGGCGCGGTGAACGTGACAGCCGCGGCGATACCTCCTGGGTGCCGCCGGAAATGATTGAGCGTATCGAAGTGTTGCGCGGCCCTGCCGCCGCACGCTACGGCAACGGGGCAGCAGGCGGCGTGGTGAATATCATCACCAAACGCAGCAGCAACGAGTGGCATGGTACGTGGAACAGCTATTTCGACGTCCCGGAACACAAAGCGGAAGGCGCTTCCAAACGCACGAACTTCAGCCTGACCGGCCCGCTTGGCGACAGCGTGAGCTTCCGCCTGTACGGCAACCTGGCGAAAACCCAGGCGGACGCGCAGGACATCAACGCCGGTCATGAATCTCTGCGCACCGGCACTTACGCCGATACCCTGCCCGCCGGGCGCGAAGGGGTCGTGAATAAAGACATTAACGGCCAGGTACGCTTTGAATTTGCACCGATGCAGGCGCTGGAGTTTGAAGCAGGCTACAGCCGTCAGGGCAACCTCTACGCGGGCGATACCCAGAACACCAACAACGACAACAACTCCAGCGGGCTGGTGAAAAAGTATTACGGCAAAGAAACCAACCGTCTGTACCGCCAGAATTACGCGGTCACCTGGACTGGTGGCTGGGATAATGGCGTGACAACCAACACCTACGCCCAGTATGAACACACCCGCAACTCGCGCATTGGCGAAGGGCTGGCAGGCGGTCTGGAAGGGCTGTTCAACAGCGAAAAATTCTCGGACATCAACCTGAGTGATGTACTGCTGCACAGTGAAGTCAGCATTCCGTTTGACTGGCTGGTGAACCAGAACCTGACGCTCGGCACCGAGTGGAACCAGCAGCGCATGAAAGATGGCACTTCTACCGCGCAGGCGTTAACCGGTAAAAACACCGGTGGCGCTATCCCGGGCGTCGATGCGACCAGCCGCGATCCGTATGCCAAAGCGGAGATCTTCTCGCTGTTTGCCGAAGACAACATGCAGCTGACCGACAGCACCACGCTGACCCCAACGCTGCGCTTCGATCACCATACGATTGTCGGTAATAACTGGAGCCCGGCGCTGAACCTCACGCAGGCGCTGACCGATACGCTGACGCTGAAAATGGGCATCGCCCGCGCCTATAAAGCGCCGAGCCTGTATCAGACCAACCCTAACTACATTCTCTACAGTAAAGGTCAGGGCTGTTACGCCAGCGGCAACGGCGTCGGCTGTTACCTGATGGGCAGTGAAGATCTGAAAGCGGAAACCAGTGTCAACAAAGAGATTGGCCTGGAATTCAAGCAGGATGGTTATCAGGCAGGCCTGACCTGGTTCCGCAACGACTATCACGACAAGATTGAAGCCGGGTATTCCCGCGTTTCTGCGATCAGCAGCAAAACGGATCTCTATCAGTGGGAGAACGTACCGAAGGCGGTCGTGGAAGGGCTGGAAGGAACGCTGAATGTGCCGGTCACCGACACCGTACAGTGGACCAATAACCTGACCTGGATGCTGCAAAGCAAAAACAAAACCACCGGCGATCGCCTGTCGATTATTCCGGAGTTTACGCTCAACTCAACGCTGAGCTGGCAGGTTCGCGACGATGTGTCGCTGCAAAGCACCCTCACCTGGTATGGTCGTCAGAAACCGAAGATGTACAACTACAAGGGCGAGCGCGTGACGGACAGCAGCACCAACGAAGTGAGTCCTTACAGCATCGTCGGTTTAAGCGGCACCTGGGACGTGACCAAAAATGTCAGCCTGACGGCAGGCGTGGATAATGTCCTCGACAAGCGCCACTGGCGCGCAGGCAACGCCCAGACCACCGGTAACGCCACCACCAACGCCTGGATGTATGGCGCCGGGGCGGAAACCTATAACGAATCGGGGCGCACCTGGTTCATGGGCATTAACACCCACTTCTGA
- the fes gene encoding enterochelin esterase, producing MAVHAEGSEAWWQAKQAQGVPEIAEETPGQCRVTFWWRDPAGDETTSDVQRVWIYVTGITDHHKPSAPQTLTRLPGTDAWYWRVTLTNRWRGSYCFIPSTRCDDFAPAAFAEAPAREALREGWRKLLPHAIPDPLNPHHWRGGRGHPVSALHLPGAPAQPGWDETDITYTPAQVFTWHSARLGNQRRVWLFTTGGDDAPEDRPLAILLDGQFWAHSQPVWPALQALTRRGVLPPAVYLLVDVIDTTHRSQELPCNAAFWEALWDELLPLARTKAVWRAAPETTVVAGQSFGGLSALYAGLHWPTRFGCVLSQSGSFWWPKREANGEGGWLVEALAAGRLDPRPLRIFLEAGIHEPLILQANQRLVSLLQQTQQPLFWRQVDGGHDALCWRGGLTEGLAALWGTPHAPARS from the coding sequence GTGGCGGTGCACGCAGAGGGAAGTGAAGCCTGGTGGCAGGCGAAGCAGGCGCAGGGCGTACCGGAAATTGCCGAAGAAACGCCAGGACAATGTCGCGTGACTTTCTGGTGGCGCGACCCGGCGGGCGATGAGACGACGTCCGACGTACAGCGGGTCTGGATTTACGTCACCGGCATTACCGATCACCACAAGCCCTCCGCCCCCCAAACGCTCACGCGCCTGCCGGGCACCGATGCCTGGTACTGGCGAGTGACGCTCACTAACCGCTGGCGCGGCAGCTACTGTTTTATCCCCTCAACGCGTTGCGATGATTTCGCCCCGGCGGCGTTCGCCGAGGCGCCCGCGCGGGAGGCGCTGCGCGAAGGCTGGCGCAAATTGCTCCCGCACGCCATCCCTGACCCACTCAACCCGCATCACTGGCGTGGCGGGCGCGGTCATCCGGTCAGCGCGCTGCATCTGCCCGGCGCGCCTGCACAGCCTGGCTGGGATGAAACCGACATCACGTATACCCCCGCGCAGGTCTTCACCTGGCACAGCGCGCGGCTTGGCAACCAGCGCCGCGTCTGGCTCTTTACCACCGGCGGCGATGACGCGCCCGAGGATCGCCCGCTGGCTATCCTGCTGGACGGGCAGTTCTGGGCGCACAGCCAGCCCGTCTGGCCCGCCCTGCAGGCGCTGACACGCCGCGGCGTTCTGCCGCCTGCGGTTTATCTGCTGGTGGATGTCATCGATACCACGCATCGCAGCCAGGAGCTGCCCTGCAACGCCGCGTTCTGGGAGGCGCTGTGGGACGAACTGCTGCCGCTGGCGCGCACAAAAGCCGTCTGGCGTGCAGCGCCGGAGACGACGGTAGTGGCCGGGCAGAGTTTCGGTGGGCTTTCCGCGCTTTATGCAGGCCTGCACTGGCCGACGCGTTTTGGCTGCGTACTGAGCCAGTCCGGCTCATTCTGGTGGCCGAAGCGCGAGGCGAACGGCGAGGGCGGCTGGCTGGTAGAAGCACTGGCCGCAGGCCGCCTCGACCCGCGGCCGCTGCGTATTTTTCTTGAAGCGGGCATTCATGAGCCGCTTATTTTGCAGGCCAATCAGCGCCTGGTTTCTTTATTGCAACAGACACAGCAGCCGCTTTTCTGGCGTCAGGTTGACGGCGGACACGATGCGCTTTGCTGGCGCGGCGGGCTCACCGAAGGGCTGGCCGCGCTGTGGGGCACGCCTCACGCCCCGGCGCGTTCTTAA
- a CDS encoding MbtH family protein, which translates to MEFSNPFDNPQGRFWLLENDQQQVSLWPEPCALPPGWRVVAQPQSPQMCEAWLKEHWNTLKPTHFARSTDKRG; encoded by the coding sequence ATGGAATTCAGCAACCCCTTCGATAACCCGCAGGGCCGCTTCTGGCTGCTCGAAAATGACCAGCAGCAGGTAAGTCTCTGGCCGGAACCCTGCGCGCTGCCGCCGGGCTGGCGCGTGGTGGCGCAGCCGCAAAGCCCGCAAATGTGCGAGGCGTGGCTCAAAGAACACTGGAATACCCTCAAGCCCACCCATTTCGCCCGCTCCACCGACAAGCGAGGTTAA
- a CDS encoding enterobactin synthase subunit F — MTLSPVQHTAVSLPLVAAQPGIWMAEKLSDQVNAWSVAHYVELNGPLDAPLLARAIVAGMMEADTLRMRFEERDGIVTQRLDPSLTFEAPTVTDLRHEAEPVSAALALMRADLEQDLRVASGKPLAHHQLLRLGDTRWFWYQRYHHLVVDGFSFTAITRRIADIYRSLHRGEQPEPSPFVAFSEVVDEYARYQASDACARDAAFWAQQVQELPPPATLSDTPLNGQSSTTALIRRSLRFNEVHFDALMASAGGLAAPDVALALVALWLGRLSGRNEYSAGFIFMRRIGSAALTATGPVLNVLPCPVRIAPSQTLAQFAAGFARTLKTLRRHQRYDAEQVLRDAGKVAQQTPLFGPVLNLKMFDYRLDLDGVEGITHQLASGPVKDLEIALYLDELGGVTLELLANQQRYDESQLERQLARLPRLLAQFAADPALPCAQAELLDENDYALIERVNQTAMPLPRDTLSSLLEKQAQATPHAAALADERYQFTYGEMREQVLTLAAELVQRGVKPGDVVAVALPRSVFLSLALQAIVEAGAAWLPLDTGYPDDRLHMMLEDARPALLITAAQEQGRFAALNDLPIFCYETPLPVSAPQPLARSCPSHTAYVIFTSGSTGRPKGVMVGQTAIVNRLLWMQSHYPLGAEDVVLQKTPCSFDVSVWEFFWPLIVGARLVMAPPEAHRDPQALQALFARWRVTTTHFVPSMLAAFVGALTTPQAIDACASLRRVFCSGEALPADLCREWERLTGAPLHNLYGPTEAAVDVSWYPAFGETLAKVTGPSVPIGFPVWNTGLRILDSAMRPVPPGMAGDLYLTGIQLAQGYLGRPDLTASRFIADPFAPGARMYRTGDVARWLADGAVEYLGRSDDQLKIRGQRIEPGEIDRVMQTLPDVAQAVTHACVLNENAQADGDARQLVGYLVSTSGEALDMTALRARLSEQLPAHMVPVTLVQLPALPLSANGKLDRKALPLPQLTAREPGRPVAPGVEAVIAQAFSQLLGVAVTDAQADFFALGGHSLLAMRLAARLKRELNRPVTVGQVMIAPTVEKLAALVETAQSDAQAEQAGFDAILPLREGTGPTLFCFHPASGFAWQFSVLQRWLSPRWAITGIQSPRPDGPMQQCDSVDALCDRHLATLREQQPHGPYWLFGYSLGGTIAHGVAARLRAAGEEVAFLGLLDTWPPETQNWQAKGEQELDPLVLAEIDRERAAFVSAQQGQGSTRLFETIEGNYADAVRLLSTARSTCFDGEATLFVAERTVTPGLNPHDAWAPWTRSLSVHSVDCAHVDIISPSAFEVIGPVLRDRLG, encoded by the coding sequence ATGACCCTGAGCCCTGTACAACACACCGCCGTCTCGCTGCCGCTGGTCGCAGCGCAGCCTGGTATCTGGATGGCCGAAAAACTCTCCGATCAGGTTAACGCCTGGAGCGTGGCGCACTATGTTGAGCTGAATGGCCCGCTGGACGCGCCGCTGCTGGCGCGCGCTATCGTTGCGGGCATGATGGAGGCGGATACGCTACGTATGCGCTTTGAGGAGCGTGACGGGATTGTCACCCAGCGTCTGGATCCCTCTCTGACGTTTGAAGCGCCCACCGTGACTGATTTGCGCCACGAAGCGGAACCAGTTTCTGCGGCGCTGGCGCTGATGCGCGCTGATCTCGAGCAGGATTTACGCGTGGCGAGCGGCAAACCGCTGGCGCATCACCAGCTCTTGCGCCTTGGGGATACCCGCTGGTTCTGGTATCAGCGTTATCATCACCTGGTGGTTGATGGCTTCAGTTTTACTGCTATTACCCGCCGGATCGCCGATATTTATCGCAGTCTGCATCGGGGCGAGCAGCCGGAGCCTTCACCGTTTGTCGCTTTCAGCGAGGTGGTGGACGAATATGCGCGCTACCAGGCGTCTGATGCCTGCGCGCGTGATGCCGCCTTCTGGGCACAACAGGTGCAAGAACTGCCGCCGCCAGCCACGCTTTCGGATACGCCGCTTAACGGGCAATCCTCGACGACCGCGCTTATCCGCCGTTCGCTGCGCTTTAATGAGGTGCATTTCGACGCGCTGATGGCGAGCGCAGGCGGGCTTGCCGCCCCGGATGTGGCGCTTGCGCTGGTGGCCCTGTGGCTCGGTCGTCTTAGCGGACGCAATGAGTACAGCGCGGGCTTTATCTTTATGCGCCGCATCGGATCGGCCGCGCTCACCGCCACCGGCCCGGTGCTTAATGTGCTGCCATGTCCGGTGCGGATCGCGCCGTCACAGACGCTGGCGCAGTTCGCCGCAGGCTTTGCCAGGACGCTGAAAACGCTGCGCCGTCATCAGCGCTACGACGCCGAACAGGTGCTGCGTGATGCCGGAAAAGTCGCCCAACAGACCCCGCTTTTTGGGCCGGTGCTGAACCTGAAAATGTTTGACTACCGTCTTGATTTGGATGGGGTTGAAGGCATCACGCACCAGCTGGCTTCCGGCCCGGTGAAAGACCTCGAAATCGCGCTCTATCTTGATGAACTGGGGGGCGTGACGCTGGAACTGCTCGCCAATCAGCAGCGCTATGACGAATCACAACTCGAACGTCAGCTTGCCCGTTTGCCGCGTCTGCTGGCGCAGTTTGCAGCGGACCCGGCCTTGCCCTGCGCGCAGGCCGAACTGCTGGATGAGAATGACTATGCGCTGATTGAACGCGTCAATCAGACCGCCATGCCACTGCCGCGGGATACCCTCAGCAGCCTGCTGGAGAAACAGGCGCAGGCGACGCCGCACGCGGCGGCGCTGGCAGATGAACGCTATCAGTTTACCTATGGTGAAATGCGTGAGCAGGTGCTCACCCTCGCCGCAGAGCTGGTACAGCGCGGCGTGAAACCGGGCGATGTGGTGGCGGTCGCACTGCCGCGTTCGGTCTTTTTGTCGCTGGCGTTGCAGGCTATCGTCGAGGCGGGGGCCGCCTGGCTGCCGCTTGACACCGGTTACCCGGACGACCGTCTGCACATGATGCTGGAGGACGCACGCCCCGCGCTGCTCATCACCGCCGCGCAGGAGCAGGGGCGTTTTGCGGCTCTGAACGACCTGCCGATTTTTTGCTATGAAACGCCGCTGCCGGTAAGCGCGCCGCAACCACTCGCGCGCTCGTGCCCGTCGCATACGGCGTATGTCATTTTTACCTCCGGCTCGACCGGGCGTCCGAAGGGCGTGATGGTCGGCCAGACGGCCATCGTCAACCGCCTGCTGTGGATGCAAAGCCACTATCCGCTGGGCGCAGAGGATGTGGTCTTGCAGAAAACGCCCTGCAGTTTTGACGTCTCGGTGTGGGAGTTTTTCTGGCCGCTTATCGTCGGCGCGCGGCTGGTGATGGCTCCGCCGGAGGCGCACCGCGACCCGCAGGCGCTCCAGGCGCTGTTCGCCCGCTGGCGTGTCACGACGACCCACTTTGTGCCCTCAATGCTGGCGGCGTTTGTCGGTGCGCTCACCACACCACAGGCCATCGATGCCTGCGCGTCGCTGCGTCGGGTCTTTTGCAGCGGCGAAGCGCTCCCTGCGGACCTGTGCCGCGAGTGGGAGCGGCTTACCGGCGCGCCGCTGCATAACCTGTACGGCCCGACAGAGGCGGCAGTGGATGTAAGCTGGTATCCGGCCTTCGGCGAGACGCTCGCGAAGGTGACTGGCCCAAGCGTGCCCATCGGTTTTCCGGTCTGGAATACCGGCCTGCGCATTCTGGACAGCGCGATGCGGCCGGTACCGCCTGGCATGGCGGGCGATCTCTATCTCACCGGCATTCAGCTGGCGCAGGGATATCTGGGCCGCCCGGATCTGACCGCCAGCCGTTTTATCGCCGATCCGTTCGCGCCAGGCGCGCGGATGTATCGTACCGGTGACGTGGCGCGCTGGCTGGCGGATGGCGCGGTGGAATACCTCGGGCGCAGCGACGATCAGTTAAAAATTCGCGGTCAGCGTATTGAGCCTGGTGAGATTGACCGCGTCATGCAAACTCTGCCGGACGTAGCGCAGGCGGTGACGCATGCCTGTGTGCTGAATGAGAACGCGCAGGCGGACGGTGACGCGCGCCAGCTCGTCGGGTATCTGGTGTCCACCTCCGGCGAGGCGCTCGATATGACGGCGTTACGTGCGCGCCTGAGTGAGCAACTTCCCGCGCATATGGTGCCGGTGACGCTGGTGCAACTGCCCGCGTTGCCGCTCAGTGCGAACGGCAAGCTGGATCGCAAAGCGCTGCCGCTGCCGCAGTTGACCGCGCGTGAACCGGGGCGGCCGGTGGCGCCGGGCGTGGAAGCGGTTATCGCACAGGCGTTTTCGCAGCTGCTGGGCGTGGCGGTGACGGATGCGCAGGCCGATTTTTTCGCGCTCGGCGGACATTCGTTGCTGGCGATGCGGCTGGCGGCGCGGCTTAAGCGTGAGCTAAACCGGCCGGTGACGGTCGGGCAGGTGATGATTGCGCCGACAGTGGAAAAGCTCGCCGCCCTGGTGGAAACGGCGCAAAGCGACGCGCAGGCCGAACAGGCGGGTTTTGACGCTATTCTCCCGCTGCGTGAAGGCACTGGGCCGACGCTCTTTTGTTTCCATCCTGCCTCGGGTTTCGCCTGGCAGTTTAGCGTGTTGCAGCGCTGGCTTTCGCCGCGCTGGGCAATTACAGGCATCCAGTCGCCGCGTCCGGACGGGCCGATGCAGCAGTGCGACTCGGTTGATGCTTTATGCGACCGTCATCTGGCGACGCTTCGCGAGCAACAGCCGCACGGGCCGTACTGGCTGTTTGGTTATTCGCTGGGCGGCACTATCGCGCATGGCGTTGCCGCGCGCTTAAGGGCGGCAGGCGAAGAGGTCGCGTTCCTCGGCCTGCTCGACACCTGGCCGCCGGAAACCCAGAACTGGCAGGCGAAAGGTGAGCAGGAACTTGATCCACTTGTGCTGGCGGAGATTGACCGCGAACGCGCGGCGTTTGTGAGTGCACAGCAGGGGCAGGGCTCAACGCGGCTGTTTGAAACCATCGAGGGGAATTACGCAGATGCGGTGCGGCTGCTCTCGACCGCGCGCAGCACGTGTTTCGACGGCGAGGCGACGCTGTTTGTCGCCGAGCGTACCGTCACGCCGGGGCTTAATCCGCATGACGCCTGGGCGCCCTGGACGCGATCGCTTAGCGTGCATTCTGTTGATTGCGCGCACGTGGACATCATCTCTCCCTCCGCGTTCGAGGTGATTGGCCCGGTATTGCGTGACAGGCTGGGGTAA
- a CDS encoding 1,2-dihydroxy-3-keto-5-methylthiopentene dioxygenase gives MSALTIFADNDTQKPLWQSTDADAIREKLNAQGVRFERWQADRELGDNPTPEAVLTAYQHAIARLVAENGYQSWDVISMRADHPQKEAMRGKFLNEHTHGEDEVRFFVEGAGLFCLHINDKVYQVLCEKNDLISVPAGTPHWFDMGSQPHFTAIRIFDNPEGWIANFTGSPIAEGYPRLA, from the coding sequence ATGAGCGCACTGACTATTTTTGCCGATAACGACACACAGAAACCGCTGTGGCAGAGCACTGATGCCGACGCCATTCGCGAGAAACTTAACGCGCAGGGCGTGCGTTTCGAACGCTGGCAGGCCGACCGCGAACTGGGTGATAACCCGACGCCTGAGGCCGTACTGACCGCCTATCAGCACGCCATTGCGCGTCTGGTGGCCGAAAACGGCTACCAGAGCTGGGATGTCATCAGCATGCGTGCCGATCATCCGCAAAAAGAGGCGATGCGCGGCAAGTTTCTTAACGAACACACTCACGGCGAAGATGAAGTCCGTTTTTTTGTAGAAGGCGCCGGGCTGTTTTGCCTGCATATCAACGATAAGGTGTATCAGGTGTTGTGCGAGAAGAATGATTTGATCTCTGTGCCCGCCGGTACGCCGCACTGGTTTGATATGGGTTCACAGCCGCATTTCACGGCGATCCGTATTTTTGATAACCCGGAAGGCTGGATTGCAAATTTTACCGGCAGTCCGATCGCCGAGGGGTATCCGCGCCTCGCGTAA
- the mtnC gene encoding acireductone synthase: MIRAIVTDIEGTTTDIRFVHNVLFPYARERLAHYLRAGEHREPVNVLLNELRGEIHAPAASVDELIETLYKFMDEDRKSTTLKAIQGHIWREGYVNGDFTGHLYPDVVPAMRRWSDADIDIYIYSSGSVSSQKMLFSHSTEGDVSGLLSGFFDTHVGAKRQVSSYRNISMKTGVPVHQMLFLSDIREELDAARESGWKTVQLIRGEPDTQSTHRQATSFDDIHPEQIPT; encoded by the coding sequence ATGATCCGCGCCATTGTTACCGATATTGAAGGCACCACGACCGATATCCGCTTCGTTCATAATGTCCTGTTCCCCTACGCCCGGGAGCGTCTGGCGCACTATCTGCGCGCAGGCGAGCACCGCGAGCCGGTGAATGTCTTGCTTAACGAACTGCGCGGCGAGATCCACGCGCCGGCGGCCTCCGTCGATGAGCTGATTGAAACGCTCTATAAATTTATGGACGAAGATCGCAAATCCACCACGCTTAAGGCTATTCAGGGCCACATCTGGCGTGAAGGCTATGTGAACGGCGACTTTACCGGTCATCTCTACCCGGACGTCGTCCCGGCGATGCGCCGCTGGAGCGACGCGGATATCGATATCTACATTTACTCTTCCGGCTCCGTCTCCTCGCAAAAAATGCTGTTCAGCCACAGCACAGAAGGCGATGTTTCAGGGCTGCTGAGCGGCTTTTTCGACACGCACGTTGGCGCGAAACGCCAGGTGTCGTCTTATCGCAATATCTCCATGAAAACCGGTGTGCCGGTGCATCAGATGCTGTTCCTCTCGGATATTCGCGAGGAGCTGGACGCCGCACGTGAATCGGGCTGGAAAACCGTTCAGCTTATTCGCGGCGAACCGGACACGCAGAGCACCCATCGCCAGGCGACCAGTTTCGATGACATTCACCCGGAGCAGATCCCCACATGA
- a CDS encoding methylthioribulose 1-phosphate dehydratase — translation MSKESQLDSLVAACHWIGAKGWAPATGGNMSLREDVRWCWLSESGKDKGSLTPEDFLQVEIATSEAPSGRKPSAETGLHTLIYRLFPDAHCVLHVHTVNATVLSRVEKSDTLHLTGYEMQKSLEGQTTHLDNVPVAIFDNDQDIGALAERIARFHRQFPLRYGFLLRGHGLTCWGKDVATARRHLEGLEFLFECEMQRRLLERA, via the coding sequence ATGAGTAAAGAGAGCCAACTGGATAGCCTCGTGGCAGCCTGCCACTGGATCGGCGCAAAGGGCTGGGCCCCCGCGACGGGCGGCAATATGTCGCTGCGTGAAGATGTGCGCTGGTGCTGGCTGAGCGAATCAGGCAAGGATAAAGGCAGCCTGACGCCGGAGGATTTTTTGCAGGTAGAGATAGCCACCAGCGAGGCGCCGTCGGGGCGTAAACCCTCCGCCGAAACGGGCCTGCATACCCTCATCTACCGCCTGTTTCCTGATGCCCACTGCGTGCTGCATGTGCATACCGTGAACGCGACGGTGCTCTCGCGCGTGGAGAAAAGCGACACCCTGCACCTTACCGGATACGAGATGCAGAAATCGCTGGAAGGACAAACCACCCATCTTGATAACGTGCCTGTTGCCATTTTCGATAACGATCAGGATATTGGTGCTCTGGCGGAGCGCATTGCGCGCTTCCATCGCCAGTTTCCGCTGCGCTACGGGTTTTTGTTGCGTGGCCATGGGCTGACCTGCTGGGGGAAAGATGTCGCTACGGCGCGTCGTCATCTGGAGGGGCTCGAATTCCTGTTTGAATGTGAAATGCAGCGACGCCTGCTGGAGAGAGCATGA
- a CDS encoding pyridoxal phosphate-dependent aminotransferase: MSHSPLTPESKLPALGTTIFTRMSALAQQHQAINLSQGFPDFDGPAYLQARLAHHVAAGANQYAPMTGVQTLREAIADKTGALYGYQPDASDEVTITAGATEALYAAITALVRPGDEVICFDPSYDSYAPAVALSGGVLKRIALTPPAFRVDWQAFADVVSDRTRLVILNTPHNPSATVWRKADFEALWRAIAEREIYVLSDEVYEHICFAEEGHASVLAHPALRERAIAVSSFGKTYHMTGWKVGYCVAPAALSAELRKVHQYLTFSVNTPAQLALADMLRAEPSHYLELPDFYRARRDTFIKALAGSRFTLLPCEGTYFLLADYSAISSLDDVSFCEWLTTEAGVAAIPLSVFCDAPFPHKLIRLCFAKQEATLLAAAERLARL; this comes from the coding sequence ATGAGCCACTCCCCTTTAACGCCAGAAAGCAAACTGCCCGCGCTGGGCACGACCATTTTCACCCGCATGAGCGCGCTGGCGCAGCAGCATCAGGCGATTAACCTGTCGCAAGGCTTTCCGGATTTCGACGGTCCCGCGTATCTTCAGGCGCGGCTCGCCCATCACGTTGCCGCAGGCGCGAACCAGTACGCGCCGATGACAGGCGTTCAGACGCTGCGCGAGGCGATTGCCGATAAAACCGGTGCCCTTTACGGCTATCAGCCGGACGCCAGCGATGAGGTGACGATTACGGCGGGCGCTACCGAGGCGCTCTACGCCGCCATTACCGCGCTGGTGCGTCCTGGCGATGAAGTTATCTGTTTTGATCCGAGTTATGACAGCTACGCGCCCGCGGTGGCGCTCTCCGGCGGTGTGCTAAAACGCATCGCGCTCACGCCGCCCGCGTTTCGCGTCGACTGGCAGGCATTCGCAGACGTCGTCAGTGACCGGACCCGTCTGGTTATCCTTAACACGCCCCATAACCCGTCCGCGACGGTCTGGCGCAAGGCGGATTTCGAGGCGCTCTGGCGCGCGATTGCGGAGCGTGAAATCTATGTGCTGAGCGATGAAGTGTACGAGCATATCTGCTTTGCTGAAGAAGGGCATGCGAGCGTACTCGCGCATCCGGCACTGCGCGAGCGGGCGATTGCGGTTTCCTCTTTCGGGAAGACTTATCACATGACGGGCTGGAAAGTGGGGTATTGCGTGGCGCCCGCCGCACTCAGCGCCGAGCTTCGCAAAGTGCACCAGTATCTGACGTTTTCCGTCAACACCCCGGCGCAGCTTGCGCTGGCGGATATGCTGCGCGCCGAACCGTCGCACTACCTTGAACTGCCGGATTTTTATCGGGCGCGGCGCGATACCTTTATTAAGGCGCTGGCCGGTAGCCGCTTTACGTTGCTGCCCTGCGAAGGCACGTATTTTCTGCTCGCGGATTACAGCGCCATTTCATCACTGGATGATGTCAGCTTCTGCGAGTGGCTCACCACCGAGGCAGGCGTCGCCGCCATTCCGCTGTCGGTATTCTGTGATGCGCCCTTCCCGCATAAGCTTATTCGCCTGTGTTTCGCCAAGCAGGAGGCGACGCTGCTTGCCGCCGCAGAACGTCTCGCGCGGTTATAA